The following coding sequences lie in one Williamwhitmania sp. genomic window:
- the nuoE gene encoding NADH-quinone oxidoreductase subunit NuoE, producing MSHIKIELKKEDVAKLKEICKAFNNEPGELINVLHKSQEYFGYLPAEVQEIVAEELSIPVAKVYGVVTFYSFFTMLPKGQHPISVCTGTACYVRGAEKVLDEFKRILSVNVGQTTHDGKFSLSCLRCVGACGLAPVVMIGEKIYGRVSPDGVKDILKEYE from the coding sequence ATGTCACATATAAAAATCGAACTAAAGAAAGAGGACGTTGCAAAGCTCAAGGAGATTTGTAAAGCGTTTAACAATGAACCAGGGGAGTTAATTAATGTGCTGCACAAGTCTCAGGAATATTTCGGTTATCTTCCGGCGGAGGTTCAGGAGATCGTGGCCGAGGAGTTGAGCATACCCGTTGCGAAGGTTTATGGCGTGGTAACTTTTTACTCCTTTTTCACCATGCTTCCCAAAGGACAACATCCCATTTCTGTTTGCACCGGTACTGCCTGCTACGTTCGTGGTGCTGAAAAGGTATTAGATGAGTTTAAGCGCATTTTGAGCGTAAATGTTGGACAAACCACTCATGACGGAAAGTTCTCACTGAGCTGTCTTCGCTGTGTTGGTGCCTGTGGATTAGCGCCAGTGGTAATGATTGGCGAAAAGATTTATGGCCGTGTTTCGCCTGATGGTGTCAAGGATATTCTCAAGGAATACGAGTAA
- a CDS encoding SpoIIE family protein phosphatase encodes MNDQFFIEVGYQQKNHEGERICGDVFLSQRVKGEDRTIVVLSDGMGHGVKANMLATLTSTMALNFTKEHKDVYTIAEIIMNTLPVCSIRKMSYATFTIIDIAHDGEVQILEYDNPQCFIMRGSEPFDPQWQCIILQSEKNAGKELRSCIFRPEKEDRIVVWSDGVAQSGMGSEDYPFGWGVENANAFAHRMVKAEPDISATKLSSKVVNMAYVNDGYHSKDDTSCAVIYFREPRKLLICTGPPYDLENDKKLAKKYKEFNGKKIICGATTSDILARELNQTIEDSFEFIDPELPPVSHMEGADLITEGILTLGKTNEILDGYNDTTQLGKGPADSITKLLLESDKIQFIVGTRINEAHQDPSLPVELEIRRTVIKRMAMILEEKFLKEVSISFL; translated from the coding sequence ATGAACGACCAGTTTTTTATCGAAGTTGGCTATCAGCAAAAAAACCACGAAGGAGAGCGTATTTGTGGTGATGTTTTTCTATCCCAACGTGTGAAAGGGGAAGATAGAACCATAGTTGTTCTCTCCGATGGCATGGGCCATGGCGTAAAAGCCAATATGCTCGCCACTCTTACCTCCACCATGGCGCTGAACTTTACCAAGGAACACAAGGATGTATATACCATTGCCGAAATCATAATGAACACCTTACCGGTGTGTAGCATCCGAAAAATGAGTTACGCCACTTTCACCATTATTGATATTGCACATGATGGTGAAGTTCAGATTTTGGAGTATGACAATCCACAATGCTTTATAATGCGAGGGAGTGAACCCTTCGATCCACAATGGCAATGCATAATACTTCAGAGCGAAAAAAACGCGGGTAAAGAACTTCGAAGCTGCATCTTTCGACCGGAGAAGGAGGACCGTATTGTCGTATGGAGCGATGGAGTTGCCCAATCAGGGATGGGCTCCGAAGATTACCCATTCGGTTGGGGAGTTGAAAACGCCAATGCCTTTGCGCACAGAATGGTTAAAGCTGAACCTGACATTTCAGCCACAAAGCTATCCTCCAAGGTGGTTAATATGGCCTACGTCAACGATGGCTACCACTCCAAGGACGATACAAGCTGCGCAGTTATCTACTTCCGGGAGCCACGCAAACTTCTCATTTGCACTGGTCCGCCATACGACTTGGAAAATGACAAGAAACTTGCAAAAAAATATAAGGAATTCAACGGAAAGAAAATAATTTGTGGAGCCACTACAAGCGATATCCTAGCTCGAGAACTCAACCAAACAATCGAGGACAGCTTTGAGTTTATAGACCCAGAGTTGCCCCCAGTTTCTCACATGGAAGGAGCAGATTTGATAACCGAAGGGATATTGACTCTTGGAAAAACAAACGAAATTTTAGATGGTTACAATGATACAACGCAACTTGGCAAGGGGCCTGCAGACTCAATTACAAAACTGCTCCTCGAAAGTGACAAAATCCAGTTTATTGTGGGAACAAGAATAAACGAGGCGCATCAAGATCCAAGCCTCCCGGTTGAGTTGGAAATTCGAAGAACTGTGATTAAGCGCATGGCAATGATTCTTGAGGAGAAGTTTTTAAAAGAGGTGAGCATCTCCTTCCTCTAA
- a CDS encoding NADH-dependent [FeFe] hydrogenase, group A6 has protein sequence METIKLTIDNKLIEVEKGATIYKAAKKLGVDIPVLCYMDLHDLGIENKPAGCRICVVEVEGRRNLAPSCSTTCTEGMVVKTHTPRVINARRTVLELILSDHPKDCLTCAKSGRCELQDMAVKLGIRQIPGQEFAEMSTYRLDTSPAIIRDMDKCIMCRRCETMCNEFQTVGALSGINRGFMAVVAPAFEQDLEKSPCTYCGQCVAVCPTGALTEVDHTPKVIRALADPKKTVIVQTAPAVRAALGEEFGLKAGTLVTGKMTAALRQLGFDYVFDTDFAADLTIMEEGTELLTRLAQFLGGDKSVKLPMLTSCCPGWVNFFEHNYSDMLDVPSSAKSPQQMFGSIVKSYFAEKLGKTREELVVVSVMPCLAKKYECQRDEFKVDGNPDVDLSISTRELAHLIKESNINFADLAEEDFDRPMGESTGASVIFGTTGGVIEAAVRTAYELQTGKKLERLDFTELRGLEGIRSATIDFNGLPINIGIAHGLGNARKLLDMVKAGKANFHAIEVMACPGGCIGGGGQPLHHGNSSILKARQEALYREDAGKPIRKSHENPYIIKLYEEYLGKPMSEKAHHLLHTAYFDKSKKDIFI, from the coding sequence ATGGAAACAATTAAGTTGACAATAGATAACAAGCTTATTGAGGTAGAAAAAGGTGCTACCATTTACAAAGCGGCCAAAAAGTTAGGTGTCGATATTCCAGTACTGTGTTACATGGATCTCCATGACCTAGGTATCGAAAATAAGCCTGCCGGTTGCCGCATCTGTGTAGTAGAAGTTGAGGGAAGAAGAAACCTTGCTCCTTCCTGCTCCACCACCTGCACCGAAGGTATGGTTGTTAAAACACATACGCCTCGTGTAATAAATGCTCGTAGAACCGTTTTGGAGTTAATCCTTTCCGATCACCCAAAGGATTGCCTAACCTGCGCCAAGAGTGGTCGTTGCGAACTGCAGGATATGGCTGTTAAGCTTGGTATTCGCCAAATTCCGGGTCAAGAGTTTGCCGAAATGTCTACCTATAGGCTCGACACTTCGCCGGCAATTATTCGCGACATGGACAAGTGCATCATGTGTCGTCGCTGCGAAACCATGTGCAACGAGTTCCAAACAGTGGGTGCCCTCTCTGGTATCAACCGCGGATTTATGGCAGTGGTAGCACCCGCCTTTGAGCAGGACCTTGAAAAATCACCTTGCACATACTGTGGTCAGTGTGTAGCCGTTTGCCCTACTGGTGCCTTAACGGAAGTTGATCACACTCCTAAGGTTATTCGTGCCTTAGCCGATCCAAAGAAAACGGTTATTGTTCAAACTGCCCCAGCCGTTAGAGCTGCCCTCGGTGAAGAATTTGGTCTGAAGGCAGGAACTTTGGTTACTGGTAAGATGACTGCGGCACTGCGTCAGCTTGGTTTCGACTACGTATTTGATACTGACTTTGCCGCTGACCTCACAATTATGGAGGAGGGAACTGAATTGCTCACTCGTCTAGCGCAATTTTTGGGCGGTGATAAGAGTGTAAAACTTCCCATGCTAACTTCGTGCTGCCCAGGATGGGTGAACTTCTTTGAGCATAACTATTCCGATATGCTTGATGTTCCATCTTCAGCAAAGTCGCCACAGCAGATGTTTGGTTCCATCGTAAAATCTTATTTTGCTGAGAAATTGGGCAAAACGAGGGAAGAGTTGGTAGTGGTTTCGGTTATGCCTTGCCTTGCCAAAAAATATGAATGTCAGCGTGACGAGTTTAAAGTTGATGGTAACCCCGATGTTGATTTGTCTATCTCAACCCGTGAACTTGCACACCTCATCAAGGAGTCGAATATAAATTTTGCTGACCTAGCCGAAGAGGATTTTGATCGTCCGATGGGTGAATCAACCGGGGCATCTGTAATTTTTGGAACAACTGGTGGAGTTATTGAAGCTGCTGTTCGTACAGCATACGAATTGCAAACCGGAAAGAAGTTGGAAAGATTAGATTTTACAGAGCTACGTGGTTTAGAAGGTATTCGTTCCGCAACAATTGACTTTAATGGGTTGCCAATTAACATTGGTATTGCGCATGGACTGGGTAACGCTAGAAAATTATTGGATATGGTAAAAGCTGGCAAAGCTAACTTCCATGCCATTGAGGTTATGGCATGCCCAGGTGGTTGCATTGGTGGTGGTGGACAGCCTCTTCACCATGGTAACTCATCAATCCTTAAAGCTCGCCAGGAGGCACTTTACCGCGAGGATGCAGGTAAACCAATTCGTAAATCGCATGAGAACCCATACATTATTAAACTTTACGAAGAGTATTTGGGAAAGCCAATGAGTGAAAAGGCACATCACTTACTGCATACCGCCTATTTCGATAAGAGCAAAAAGGATATTTTTATTTAA
- a CDS encoding NADH-quinone oxidoreductase subunit NuoF, whose protein sequence is MTNPKEDTVMTKYKMHLLVCGGTGCRASASDLIVENLKKELEAKGLQNEVQVVMTGCFGFCEKGPIVKVMPDNTFYTQVTPNDAADIVAEHVIKGRKVTRLLYTDPNAKEHISDSKHMGFYKKQIRVALRNCGFINPENIDEYIAREGYMAIGKALTEMTPQEVIDQIKKSGLRGRGGGGFPTGIKWEIASKNSADQKYVVCNADEGDPGAFMDRSVLEGDPHSVIEAMAVCGYCIGATKGLVYIRAEYPLAITRLKIAIQQAREYGLLGKGIMGSSFDFDVELRYGAGAFVCGEETALIHSMEGHRGEPTVKPPFPAESGYLGKPTNVNNVETLANVPVILLKGADWFASIGTEKSKGTKVFALAGKINNVGLIEVPMGTTLREVIFEIGGGIKNGKKFKAVQTGGPSGGCLTEKHLDTPIDFDNLIAAGSMMGSGGMIVMDEDDCMVAMAKFYLEFTVEESCGKCSPCRIGNKRLHELLEKITKGDGTMEDLDRLRNLSLVIKDTALCGLGQTSPNPVLSTLDNFYDEYLAHVKDHKCPAGQCKSLMQYVIDPEACVGCTACARNCPVNAISGERKQPHVIDTAVCIKCGACIEKCKFSAISIQ, encoded by the coding sequence TTGACTAACCCCAAGGAGGATACTGTAATGACAAAATATAAAATGCATCTTCTTGTTTGTGGCGGAACTGGATGTCGTGCCTCAGCAAGCGATTTAATTGTTGAAAACCTAAAAAAGGAGCTCGAAGCAAAGGGCCTTCAGAATGAGGTTCAGGTTGTAATGACCGGATGTTTTGGCTTTTGTGAGAAGGGCCCCATTGTTAAGGTGATGCCCGATAATACTTTCTATACTCAGGTTACCCCAAATGACGCTGCCGACATTGTTGCTGAACATGTAATTAAAGGGCGTAAAGTTACCCGGCTTTTATATACCGATCCTAATGCAAAAGAGCATATTAGCGACTCTAAGCACATGGGATTTTACAAAAAGCAAATACGTGTTGCCCTTCGCAACTGTGGATTTATCAATCCTGAAAATATTGACGAGTACATTGCTCGTGAAGGATATATGGCCATTGGTAAGGCGCTTACCGAAATGACACCTCAGGAGGTAATTGACCAGATTAAGAAATCGGGTCTGCGCGGTCGTGGGGGTGGAGGTTTTCCTACCGGAATCAAGTGGGAAATCGCCAGTAAGAATAGCGCTGACCAGAAGTATGTTGTTTGCAATGCCGATGAGGGTGACCCTGGTGCTTTTATGGACCGTTCGGTTCTAGAGGGGGATCCACATTCTGTTATTGAAGCGATGGCTGTTTGTGGTTACTGTATTGGTGCCACAAAGGGATTGGTTTATATCAGAGCTGAATACCCATTGGCTATTACTAGATTGAAAATAGCAATACAACAGGCTCGTGAGTATGGCTTGTTGGGTAAGGGAATAATGGGAAGCTCCTTCGATTTCGATGTGGAGCTGCGCTATGGTGCAGGAGCATTTGTTTGCGGTGAGGAGACAGCCCTTATTCACTCTATGGAAGGACACCGTGGTGAACCTACTGTTAAACCACCATTTCCTGCAGAGTCTGGTTATCTTGGAAAGCCAACCAATGTTAACAACGTTGAGACCTTGGCCAACGTGCCAGTTATTCTCTTGAAGGGAGCAGATTGGTTTGCCAGCATTGGCACCGAGAAATCTAAGGGAACCAAGGTCTTTGCGCTTGCTGGAAAAATTAACAACGTAGGACTTATTGAAGTTCCAATGGGAACAACCTTGCGCGAGGTAATTTTCGAAATTGGCGGCGGCATTAAGAATGGCAAAAAGTTTAAAGCCGTTCAAACCGGAGGCCCCTCTGGCGGATGTTTAACTGAAAAGCACCTAGATACACCCATCGATTTTGACAATCTAATTGCGGCAGGATCAATGATGGGTTCTGGAGGTATGATTGTGATGGATGAGGATGACTGCATGGTGGCCATGGCCAAGTTCTACCTCGAGTTTACCGTTGAGGAATCTTGCGGTAAATGCTCTCCTTGTCGTATTGGCAACAAGCGGTTACATGAGCTACTTGAGAAGATAACCAAGGGAGATGGAACAATGGAAGACCTTGATCGGTTGCGCAATCTGAGCTTGGTAATTAAGGATACAGCATTATGCGGGTTGGGCCAAACTTCGCCAAACCCAGTACTCTCAACTCTTGACAACTTCTACGACGAATACTTGGCTCACGTAAAGGATCATAAATGTCCTGCTGGTCAGTGTAAGAGTTTGATGCAGTATGTTATCGACCCAGAGGCCTGCGTTGGATGTACTGCATGTGCCCGCAACTGTCCGGTTAATGCCATTTCTGGTGAGCGCAAGCAACCTCATGTAATCGACACCGCTGTCTGCATCAAGTGCGGTGCCTGCATCGAGAAATGTAAATTCAGTGCAATCAGCATTCAATAA
- a CDS encoding (2Fe-2S) ferredoxin domain-containing protein, producing MAQIKSLADLKKLQAGMLSKMELREKSNNPENRIQIKVAMATCGIASGAKTVMDFFIDQLEKRGIDAVVTQTGCMGYCYAEPTIEVKRPGEEPVVYGFVDTKKADEIIEKFIKTGELVDGIIPVNYEKID from the coding sequence ATGGCACAAATTAAATCGTTGGCCGATTTGAAAAAGTTACAGGCTGGCATGCTGTCGAAGATGGAACTTAGGGAAAAGTCAAATAATCCTGAGAACCGCATTCAAATTAAGGTGGCAATGGCAACTTGTGGCATTGCATCTGGGGCAAAAACCGTAATGGACTTCTTCATCGACCAGTTGGAAAAGCGTGGTATCGATGCAGTTGTAACGCAAACTGGCTGTATGGGTTATTGCTATGCAGAACCAACAATTGAGGTGAAACGACCGGGCGAGGAGCCCGTTGTCTATGGTTTTGTTGACACCAAAAAAGCCGATGAGATTATTGAAAAATTCATTAAGACAGGCGAACTTGTTGATGGAATAATCCCTGTTAACTACGAAAAAATTGACTAA
- a CDS encoding [Fe-Fe] hydrogenase large subunit C-terminal domain-containing protein — MELFSINDSTCIGCYACVRVCPVKAIEVKPSEDIAHIISDRCIGCGSCLNICPVEAINYRSSKEEAKEILKSGGKAAAICAPSISGEFVDITDYRKFVQMIRSLGFTYVCEVSFGVDLVAQKYKELFENFNGKYYLTTTCPVIVQLVEKFHPNLLSNLAPIVSPMITTAKVIRKEYGDDVKVVYIGPCIANKDEALLFSDDGRIDSVLTFVELRELFQEFKINENMLEFSEFDEPIGYKGSSYPISNGLIQAVDISEDLLTGQVITTEGRNNVLESMREFEGNVDAIRRHFNLFYCEGCIMGPGTSYGGRQFIRRSITIDYAKKRLKKFDKEKWEKAMAKHLTHDFTAIYSSNDQRIQEPSEERIKEVLKVVGKEFIKRESGCGACGYDSCRDFAVAVSKGLAHTDMCLNYTLKNRQEYIKTLKTTNEKLAKTQDALRESEKTSRLEQQSAKEAMETVNAMLQKLPSAVVIADKKLKIVHSNQSFIDLLGDDALEISEIIPGLVGGDLKTLLPYNIYNQFSYVLQNGEDVMNRDLNYKEVLLNISVFTIKKGSIVGAILRDMYAPEVRKEEVLKRLTDVIDKNLSMVQNIGFLLGEGASETEQMLNSIIKAFKEGPTKR, encoded by the coding sequence ATGGAGCTCTTTTCAATAAACGACAGCACTTGCATTGGTTGCTACGCATGCGTTAGGGTGTGCCCTGTAAAAGCCATCGAAGTAAAACCCAGCGAGGATATTGCCCACATAATATCCGACAGGTGTATCGGCTGTGGAAGCTGCCTCAACATATGCCCTGTGGAGGCCATTAACTATCGCTCGTCGAAGGAGGAGGCCAAGGAAATTCTAAAATCGGGCGGCAAGGCGGCGGCAATTTGCGCTCCCAGTATTTCTGGTGAATTTGTGGACATAACAGACTATCGGAAATTTGTGCAAATGATCCGCTCGCTAGGCTTTACCTATGTTTGTGAGGTAAGTTTTGGAGTAGATCTTGTTGCCCAGAAGTATAAAGAATTGTTTGAGAATTTTAACGGAAAATACTACCTCACCACCACTTGTCCCGTAATTGTTCAGCTTGTAGAAAAATTTCATCCCAACCTGCTCAGCAATTTGGCTCCCATCGTCTCGCCAATGATAACCACCGCCAAGGTGATTAGGAAAGAGTATGGCGACGATGTAAAGGTTGTTTACATTGGCCCCTGCATTGCCAATAAGGACGAAGCACTGCTTTTTTCCGACGATGGTAGAATTGACTCAGTACTAACCTTTGTAGAGCTTAGAGAACTTTTTCAAGAATTCAAGATCAATGAGAATATGCTTGAATTTTCCGAATTCGATGAGCCAATAGGCTACAAAGGTTCGTCATACCCCATTAGCAATGGCCTAATTCAAGCAGTAGATATAAGCGAAGATCTACTCACAGGGCAGGTTATTACCACCGAAGGTAGAAATAATGTATTGGAAAGCATGAGAGAGTTTGAAGGAAACGTTGATGCTATCAGACGCCATTTCAACCTCTTTTATTGTGAAGGTTGTATCATGGGTCCTGGAACATCATATGGAGGTAGACAGTTCATTCGCCGCTCTATAACCATAGACTATGCTAAGAAGAGGCTTAAGAAATTCGACAAGGAAAAGTGGGAAAAGGCCATGGCCAAACATTTGACCCACGACTTCACCGCAATATATTCCAGTAATGACCAGCGCATTCAGGAGCCATCAGAGGAGAGAATCAAGGAGGTCCTCAAGGTGGTGGGCAAAGAGTTTATCAAGCGAGAATCGGGCTGCGGTGCCTGTGGTTACGACTCATGCCGCGATTTTGCAGTTGCCGTCTCAAAAGGGTTGGCCCATACCGATATGTGCCTTAACTACACCTTGAAAAACCGGCAGGAGTATATCAAAACGCTGAAAACCACCAATGAAAAGCTGGCCAAAACCCAGGACGCCCTGCGCGAATCGGAAAAAACATCAAGGCTGGAGCAGCAATCGGCCAAAGAGGCAATGGAAACGGTTAATGCCATGCTGCAAAAGCTTCCCTCAGCGGTGGTAATTGCTGACAAAAAGCTGAAAATTGTTCACTCCAATCAAAGTTTTATAGATCTCCTAGGTGATGATGCACTGGAAATCAGCGAAATAATTCCTGGCCTGGTGGGCGGCGACTTAAAAACACTTTTGCCCTACAACATCTACAATCAGTTCTCCTACGTGCTGCAAAATGGGGAGGACGTTATGAACCGCGACCTAAATTACAAGGAGGTGCTTCTAAACATTTCGGTGTTTACCATAAAAAAGGGTAGCATAGTGGGTGCAATCCTACGCGATATGTACGCGCCAGAAGTTCGTAAAGAGGAGGTTCTTAAGCGCTTAACCGACGTTATTGACAAAAATCTGTCTATGGTTCAAAATATTGGTTTCCTGCTTGGTGAAGGTGCTTCGGAAACAGAGCAGATGCTCAACTCAATTATTAAAGCATTCAAAGAAGGACCCACCAAGAGGTAG
- a CDS encoding NAD(P)H-dependent oxidoreductase subunit E translates to MGEIDINEILDKHRHHGSESLIPILQEIQDKVGFIPEDAIEEVGLMLKIPAAKIFGLATFYNQFRFGPRGKFHIVLCNGSACHMVGSTTLLEHIEKDLKIKSGQTTRNGLFSLEVVPCMAACSEAPLMVVNGIFYSKLTQSGVKEILESIRKSQ, encoded by the coding sequence ATGGGCGAAATTGATATTAATGAGATTCTTGATAAGCACCGTCACCATGGGAGCGAGAGCCTAATTCCTATTCTGCAAGAGATTCAAGATAAGGTGGGCTTCATTCCAGAGGATGCCATCGAAGAGGTTGGCCTGATGCTAAAAATTCCAGCGGCCAAAATTTTTGGGCTTGCCACATTCTATAACCAGTTTCGTTTTGGACCAAGGGGGAAGTTTCATATTGTTCTCTGCAATGGAAGTGCATGCCATATGGTTGGCTCAACCACCTTACTTGAGCATATTGAAAAGGACCTTAAAATTAAATCGGGTCAGACTACCCGTAACGGTTTATTTAGTCTTGAGGTGGTTCCCTGTATGGCAGCGTGCTCCGAAGCTCCATTGATGGTTGTAAATGGAATTTTTTACTCCAAGTTGACACAGTCTGGTGTGAAAGAAATACTTGAATCAATACGCAAGTCTCAATAG
- a CDS encoding nucleoside-diphosphate sugar epimerase/dehydratase yields the protein MFSSMFLMAEKGVNRLGKVLVPTWVVMNIDIILGLMAIFASYLLRFNFNIPFSTLNNITLAIVLYFFVRVSSLYLFGINKMYIRYTSMKDLVRLVLAIFVGNTFFFFINYGFILVSGRGLVPISIILIDFFIASYLLIASRIFAKFFIQNIQREGSKPAINVLLYGREHFAVSLKRALESDMKSNYKVVGFVHHHSRIYKKTIEGLSIFDLSELDNLISTFSVAELIFADNDIPAEYKNMVVQKCLNRGVRVKSIKNFIELTVDNTRLPRLNEIKIEDLLERDPIHLDVQKISSSLKGKTILVTGAAGSIGSEIVRQVFSFNPSRLILLDQAETPIYFIELELRGNYPHRADQIEVVVADITDPLMMRHLFESQRIDVVFHAAAYKHVPLMENNPKEAIKNNIIGTRLMADLSMQFGVEKFVMISTDKAVNPTNIMGATKRVAEIYIQSLDGISRTQFITTRFGNVLGSNGSVIPLFKKQIESGGPVTVTHPDVTRYFMTIPEACQLVLEASVMGHGGEIFIFDMGKSIKIIDLAKNMIRLAGYKVGKDIQIIYTGLRPGEKLYEELLNSGENTLPTYHSKILKASVIKMDHGVIANLLHALHSRLSEDVDSFVLVSKLKDIVPEYRSQNSVYAILDKEPHADRGGKFKRTPIVVAGSNSGE from the coding sequence ATGTTTTCATCAATGTTTCTTATGGCTGAGAAGGGAGTTAACCGACTTGGAAAAGTGCTAGTTCCCACATGGGTTGTAATGAATATTGATATTATCTTAGGGCTAATGGCAATATTTGCCTCCTACCTGCTCAGGTTTAACTTTAACATTCCTTTTTCCACCCTCAACAATATTACACTTGCAATAGTTCTTTACTTTTTTGTACGCGTTTCCTCGCTCTACCTGTTTGGTATCAATAAGATGTACATTCGTTATACCAGCATGAAGGACTTAGTTCGACTGGTCTTGGCCATCTTTGTTGGCAATACATTCTTCTTCTTTATCAACTACGGTTTTATATTGGTTTCAGGTAGAGGATTAGTTCCCATTTCCATCATATTAATTGATTTTTTTATTGCCTCCTACCTATTAATAGCATCTCGAATATTTGCAAAATTCTTCATTCAAAACATTCAGAGGGAGGGGAGCAAGCCAGCGATAAATGTTCTACTCTATGGAAGGGAGCACTTTGCTGTTTCGCTGAAGCGTGCATTGGAATCGGATATGAAATCGAATTACAAGGTTGTAGGCTTTGTGCACCATCATTCAAGGATTTACAAAAAGACGATTGAGGGGCTTAGCATTTTTGATCTTTCAGAACTCGATAACCTTATTTCAACCTTCTCTGTAGCTGAGTTGATTTTTGCTGATAACGATATCCCTGCGGAGTATAAAAATATGGTTGTTCAGAAATGCCTAAACCGCGGGGTTCGAGTTAAAAGTATCAAAAACTTTATAGAGTTAACCGTGGATAACACTCGCTTACCTCGGCTGAATGAAATCAAAATTGAAGATTTGCTCGAGCGCGATCCAATACACTTAGATGTTCAGAAAATCTCCTCTTCTTTGAAGGGTAAGACAATACTTGTAACTGGTGCGGCTGGCTCAATTGGGAGCGAAATTGTAAGGCAGGTTTTCTCCTTTAACCCAAGTCGATTGATACTGCTTGACCAAGCTGAAACTCCGATTTACTTTATAGAGTTGGAGTTGAGGGGAAACTATCCACATCGTGCCGATCAAATTGAGGTGGTTGTTGCGGATATTACCGATCCTCTCATGATGCGACACCTTTTTGAATCCCAGCGGATTGATGTCGTTTTCCACGCTGCCGCTTATAAGCACGTCCCCTTAATGGAGAATAACCCCAAGGAGGCAATTAAGAATAACATTATTGGAACTAGGTTAATGGCCGACCTGTCCATGCAATTTGGCGTGGAAAAATTTGTTATGATCTCTACGGACAAGGCTGTTAATCCAACAAATATTATGGGGGCTACCAAGCGGGTTGCTGAGATATACATACAGTCCCTTGACGGGATTTCTCGAACACAGTTTATTACAACCCGGTTTGGTAACGTTTTAGGATCGAATGGTTCTGTAATACCCTTGTTTAAGAAGCAGATCGAATCGGGCGGACCGGTTACCGTTACCCATCCCGATGTTACCCGTTATTTTATGACCATACCTGAGGCGTGTCAGCTTGTTTTGGAGGCTAGCGTTATGGGCCATGGAGGGGAAATATTTATTTTTGATATGGGCAAAAGCATTAAAATAATTGACCTTGCAAAAAATATGATTCGGTTGGCTGGGTATAAGGTTGGAAAGGATATTCAGATTATTTATACAGGCCTAAGACCAGGGGAAAAACTTTACGAAGAGTTGTTAAATAGCGGTGAAAATACCTTACCTACCTATCATTCTAAAATACTGAAAGCAAGTGTAATTAAAATGGATCATGGTGTTATTGCCAACCTTTTGCATGCATTGCACAGCCGACTTTCGGAGGATGTGGATAGTTTTGTGCTAGTTTCAAAATTGAAAGATATTGTTCCTGAATATAGAAGCCAGAACTCGGTTTACGCTATTCTGGACAAGGAGCCGCATGCCGATCGTGGCGGAAAGTTTAAGCGTACACCAATAGTTGTTGCAGGGAGTAACTCTGGGGAGTAG
- a CDS encoding (2Fe-2S) ferredoxin domain-containing protein, translating to MSNIENNVEIVICLGSSCFSRGNKAIMQEINGYLEAKGLKNSAFFHGGHCFGNCSDGPIIKVNDIEYRQVTPSMVQEILNKAFGIKQ from the coding sequence ATGTCGAATATCGAAAATAATGTCGAAATTGTTATCTGTCTGGGAAGTTCTTGCTTTTCAAGGGGCAACAAGGCAATTATGCAGGAAATCAACGGATATCTAGAAGCAAAAGGGCTGAAGAATAGTGCGTTCTTTCATGGGGGACATTGTTTTGGAAACTGCAGCGACGGACCAATTATTAAGGTAAACGATATAGAGTATAGACAGGTGACACCAAGCATGGTTCAGGAAATTTTAAACAAAGCATTTGGCATTAAACAGTAG